In Stenotrophomonas sp. ASS1, the following proteins share a genomic window:
- a CDS encoding alpha/beta fold hydrolase — MKRLLLLLLACAGLWLAACSSSINASSTSLADRLIAPGGVSTLLDRPRIAAAIAELPNRHGFAPGRDGVPIFWRVFDPGDYGARYHYLPQRHENGLPLDTGLSLAVPQPFRAQTPRGTVVLLHGWMMNGDSMLPWSLQLAESGYRVITLDLRNHGQSGAGPSGYGTYESDDVVDVIGELRARGEVTGPLYLFGVSYGAATAVFTADKLGDQVEGVVAMESFANAGVAIRTMIPHLMGLQPEGLKAQAVASYARWRYGGQDINQVIAAASRRIDVDLDRVDVARALADTRACVLLLHGQGDQHIPVSQGRELAQANPRAHYIEMRGEDHITLPLRLDLLAGVVDDWMARDEHHPQSACPAPQLPAQAEWLTRS, encoded by the coding sequence ATGAAGCGCCTGCTGCTGCTGTTGCTGGCGTGCGCCGGCCTGTGGTTGGCTGCATGCTCCTCCTCCATCAATGCCTCGTCCACCTCACTCGCCGATCGGCTGATCGCACCGGGTGGCGTATCGACCCTGCTCGATCGCCCGCGCATTGCCGCGGCCATCGCCGAACTGCCCAACCGCCATGGCTTCGCGCCGGGCCGCGATGGCGTGCCGATATTCTGGCGTGTGTTCGATCCCGGCGATTACGGCGCGCGTTACCACTACCTGCCGCAGCGCCATGAGAACGGCCTGCCGCTGGATACCGGCCTGAGCCTGGCGGTGCCGCAGCCGTTCCGCGCGCAGACGCCGCGCGGCACCGTAGTGCTGCTGCACGGCTGGATGATGAACGGTGATTCGATGCTGCCGTGGTCGCTGCAGCTGGCCGAGTCCGGCTACCGCGTGATCACCCTGGACCTGCGCAACCATGGCCAGTCCGGTGCCGGTCCGTCCGGATACGGCACCTACGAATCCGATGACGTGGTTGATGTGATCGGTGAGCTGCGTGCACGCGGTGAAGTGACCGGTCCGTTGTACCTGTTCGGTGTGTCCTACGGCGCGGCCACGGCGGTGTTCACCGCCGACAAGCTGGGCGACCAGGTGGAAGGCGTGGTGGCGATGGAATCGTTCGCCAATGCCGGTGTGGCGATCCGCACGATGATCCCGCACCTGATGGGACTGCAGCCGGAAGGCCTGAAGGCGCAGGCGGTGGCGTCGTACGCGCGCTGGCGCTACGGCGGCCAGGACATCAACCAGGTGATCGCCGCCGCCAGCCGCCGCATCGATGTTGACCTGGACCGCGTGGACGTGGCGCGCGCGTTGGCCGATACCCGCGCCTGCGTACTGCTGCTGCACGGGCAGGGCGACCAGCACATTCCGGTCAGCCAGGGCCGCGAACTGGCCCAGGCCAATCCGCGCGCGCACTACATCGAGATGCGCGGCGAGGACCACATCACCCTGCCGCTGCGACTGGACCTGCTGGCGGGCGTGGTCGATGACTGGATGGCGCGCGACGAGCACCATCCGCAGAGTGCCTGCCCGGCGCCCCAGCTGCCGGCCCAGGCCGAGTGGCTGACACGCAGCTGA
- a CDS encoding cytochrome c, whose product MRTSLKLAIALAATLAAAYGIARTTPYWFAPRQTAQVDIHDPTLIAQGQYLSRAADCAACHTAPGGKPFAGGLGMQTPMGTIYSTNITPDPDTGIGAYDYADFERAVRRGIRHDGQPLYPAMPYASYVIASDAEIKALYAYFMGSVQPVKQGNADSTIPWPANMRWPLAWWQLLFARPRTFNPDPSLDASQQRGAELVEGLAHCGACHTPRGLAFQEKAMADDGSRQFLSGSVLEGWYAKNLRNESTGLASWNEGEIVDFLRTGRTDRSAAFGGMADVVEHSTQYLSDADLLAMARYLKQLPAREGRSAQWSPGTDTTTAALRSGDYRVAGSLAYAEHCQACHRADGRGMPRVYPALAGNSIVFADDPSSLVQVTLIGGRTPHTPQDRMAFTMPGFEQLPNAQLAQILTFIRSSWGNQASAVSEVDVARMRRVVRDKPVHYVPQEAAR is encoded by the coding sequence ATGCGCACCTCGCTCAAGCTCGCCATTGCCCTGGCCGCCACGTTGGCCGCCGCCTACGGCATCGCCCGCACCACGCCCTACTGGTTCGCACCGCGACAGACGGCGCAGGTCGACATCCACGATCCGACGCTGATCGCGCAGGGACAGTACCTGTCGCGCGCCGCCGACTGCGCCGCCTGCCACACTGCGCCGGGCGGCAAGCCGTTCGCCGGTGGCCTCGGTATGCAGACGCCGATGGGCACGATCTACTCGACCAACATCACGCCCGATCCGGACACCGGCATTGGCGCCTACGACTACGCCGACTTCGAGCGCGCGGTCCGTCGCGGCATCCGTCACGATGGGCAGCCGTTGTATCCGGCAATGCCGTATGCCTCATACGTGATCGCCAGCGATGCCGAGATCAAGGCGCTGTACGCCTACTTCATGGGCTCGGTGCAGCCGGTGAAGCAGGGCAACGCCGACAGCACGATCCCTTGGCCGGCCAACATGCGCTGGCCACTGGCCTGGTGGCAGCTGCTGTTCGCACGCCCGCGTACGTTCAACCCGGATCCGTCGCTGGATGCCAGCCAGCAGCGCGGCGCCGAACTGGTGGAAGGCCTGGCCCACTGCGGCGCCTGCCACACGCCACGCGGGTTGGCGTTCCAGGAAAAGGCGATGGCCGATGATGGCAGCCGCCAGTTCCTGTCCGGCTCGGTGCTGGAAGGCTGGTATGCGAAGAACCTGCGCAATGAATCAACCGGTCTGGCCAGCTGGAACGAGGGCGAGATCGTCGACTTCCTGCGCACCGGACGCACCGATCGCTCCGCGGCCTTCGGCGGCATGGCCGACGTGGTCGAGCACAGCACGCAGTACCTGTCCGACGCCGACCTGCTGGCGATGGCCCGCTACCTGAAACAGCTGCCGGCGCGCGAGGGCCGCAGTGCGCAGTGGTCGCCGGGTACCGACACCACCACCGCCGCACTGCGTAGCGGCGACTACCGCGTGGCCGGTTCGCTGGCCTATGCCGAGCACTGCCAGGCCTGCCACCGCGCCGACGGGCGCGGCATGCCGCGCGTCTATCCCGCCCTGGCCGGCAACTCGATCGTGTTCGCCGATGACCCCAGCTCGCTGGTGCAGGTGACCCTGATCGGCGGCCGCACGCCGCATACCCCGCAAGACCGCATGGCCTTCACCATGCCCGGCTTCGAGCAGCTGCCGAATGCGCAGCTGGCACAGATCCTGACCTTCATCCGCAGCAGCTGGGGCAACCAGGCCAGCGCGGTGAGCGAGGTCGACGTGGCGCGCATGCGCCGGGTGGTGCGTGACAAGCCGGTGCACTACGTTCCGCAGGAGGCCGCACGATGA
- a CDS encoding OmpA family protein → MQKRSKIWLGGAALVLLAGCNRTPSDGEVAPPAPATADEAAAPAAAPAGSTAAADGTALTDRDGKPVPLVPFDTGSVPLSDTALGELPFFSLPQGYAPQNAPHPRAWARFPFRMGEGVHWAEGPSWSARIVTDSEVAPDKAFSALEVQRNFDGVITAAGGRKVFEGTLLRDIYYGPQLEGEIGGGFIDAVNGEQDAPTTVYVLRQANRTVWVQLAVDSNGAGLVVVDDVPFKATAQWSDSFPHLSLPAGYRERNTPEQRDFDAFPFWTGDHFEPVEGRTFAADFDKGEREYSMHEVRRNLEAMMAQVNGTKVFEGRIPHEAAEGVSKQVQSSYGNAASYSWDNYDTVVYRVDLADGRQVWVHARLEYLSAGWVVVERKGFTQTAALLPADALKKKLDSDGRVAIQVNFATDKAQILPTSEPQLAQVLDLLRADPSLKLSIEGHTDNSGAAAHNRSLSEDRARSVVAALTAKGVNADRLQAAGFGTDRPVADNGSEEGKARNRRVELVKR, encoded by the coding sequence ATGCAGAAGCGATCGAAGATCTGGCTTGGAGGTGCAGCCCTGGTGCTGCTGGCAGGGTGCAACCGGACGCCCTCGGATGGAGAGGTGGCACCGCCTGCGCCAGCCACGGCGGACGAGGCCGCAGCACCGGCCGCCGCCCCAGCGGGTTCAACGGCCGCCGCCGACGGCACCGCACTCACCGACCGCGATGGCAAGCCGGTGCCGCTGGTGCCTTTCGACACCGGCAGCGTGCCGCTGAGCGACACCGCGCTGGGTGAGCTGCCGTTCTTCAGCCTGCCGCAGGGCTACGCGCCGCAGAACGCCCCGCACCCGCGCGCCTGGGCGCGCTTCCCGTTCCGGATGGGCGAGGGTGTGCATTGGGCGGAAGGTCCGAGCTGGTCGGCACGCATCGTGACCGACAGTGAGGTGGCCCCCGACAAGGCGTTCTCCGCGCTGGAAGTGCAGCGCAACTTCGACGGCGTGATCACCGCCGCTGGCGGCCGCAAGGTCTTTGAAGGCACGCTGCTGCGCGACATCTACTACGGCCCGCAACTGGAAGGCGAGATCGGGGGTGGCTTCATCGATGCGGTGAACGGTGAACAGGACGCACCCACCACCGTCTACGTGCTGCGCCAGGCCAACCGCACCGTGTGGGTGCAGCTGGCGGTGGACAGCAACGGCGCCGGTCTGGTGGTCGTGGATGACGTTCCGTTCAAGGCCACCGCGCAGTGGTCGGACAGTTTCCCGCACCTGTCCCTGCCGGCCGGCTATCGTGAGCGCAACACGCCCGAGCAGCGTGATTTCGATGCCTTCCCGTTCTGGACCGGAGATCACTTCGAACCGGTCGAGGGCCGCACCTTCGCTGCCGATTTCGACAAGGGCGAGCGCGAATACTCGATGCATGAAGTACGCCGCAACCTTGAGGCGATGATGGCCCAGGTCAACGGCACCAAGGTGTTCGAGGGGCGCATCCCGCACGAGGCGGCCGAGGGTGTGTCGAAGCAGGTGCAGTCGTCCTACGGCAACGCGGCCAGCTACAGCTGGGACAACTACGACACCGTGGTCTATCGCGTCGATCTGGCTGACGGCCGCCAGGTGTGGGTACATGCTCGCCTCGAATACCTCAGCGCTGGCTGGGTCGTGGTCGAGCGCAAGGGTTTCACCCAGACCGCGGCGCTGCTGCCGGCCGATGCGTTGAAGAAGAAGCTGGACAGCGACGGCCGCGTGGCGATCCAGGTCAACTTCGCCACCGACAAGGCGCAGATCCTGCCGACGTCCGAACCACAGCTGGCGCAGGTGCTGGACCTGCTGCGTGCCGATCCGTCGCTGAAACTGTCGATCGAAGGCCACACCGACAACAGCGGCGCGGCCGCGCACAACCGCAGCTTGTCCGAGGATCGTGCGCGGTCGGTGGTGGCGGCGTTGACCGCCAAGGGGGTCAACGCCGACCGCCTGCAGGCGGCCGGCTTCGGCACCGACAGGCCGGTGGCCGACAATGGCAGCGAGGAAGGCAAGGCGCGCAATCGCCGGGTCGAGCTGGTCAAGCGCTGA
- a CDS encoding c-type cytochrome — protein MKRSRKRSRLLVGSVVTLVLLAGAGTLAYRHLYPDLDAAVASTIDILDAQGKVVGHYHAPSAEEIAGLGNAESVMLGRRLLNETARLLPDNVGNDLNCNSCHMAEGKRPFGNHYFNTGGGAYPRYMPRPGKVIGLTERINGCLQRSMNGKPLPKDSPQMRAMLDYMAWLSSPVPDGAKVAAPSEGPIDSTLTPDPIRGQALYAVQCAACHGDNGEGRRDASGDIAFPPLWGDHSFNIGAGMARLYKAAGFVKHNMPPAVTREPPLGQQVMPDQDAVDIASYFINQPRPDFANKAKDWPRDPKPKDARY, from the coding sequence ATGAAACGTTCGCGCAAACGCTCCCGCCTGCTGGTCGGCAGCGTGGTCACCCTCGTGCTGCTGGCCGGCGCCGGCACCCTCGCCTATCGCCATCTGTACCCGGACCTGGATGCTGCCGTAGCCAGCACGATCGATATCCTCGATGCGCAGGGCAAGGTGGTCGGCCACTACCACGCACCCAGCGCCGAGGAGATCGCCGGGCTCGGCAATGCCGAATCGGTGATGCTTGGCCGCCGCCTCCTCAACGAGACCGCACGGCTGCTGCCGGACAACGTCGGCAACGATCTGAACTGCAATTCGTGCCACATGGCCGAGGGCAAGCGACCGTTCGGCAACCACTATTTCAACACCGGCGGCGGCGCCTATCCGCGTTACATGCCGCGCCCGGGCAAGGTGATCGGGCTGACCGAGCGCATCAATGGCTGCCTGCAGCGCTCAATGAACGGCAAGCCGCTACCGAAGGACTCACCGCAGATGCGCGCCATGCTCGATTACATGGCGTGGCTGAGCAGTCCCGTGCCAGACGGTGCAAAGGTGGCCGCCCCCAGCGAGGGCCCCATCGACAGCACGCTGACCCCGGACCCGATCCGTGGCCAGGCGCTGTACGCCGTGCAGTGTGCCGCCTGCCATGGCGACAACGGCGAAGGCCGGCGCGACGCCAGCGGTGATATCGCCTTCCCGCCGCTGTGGGGCGACCACAGCTTCAACATCGGCGCCGGCATGGCGCGCCTGTACAAGGCGGCCGGTTTCGTCAAGCACAACATGCCGCCGGCGGTGACCCGCGAGCCGCCACTGGGGCAGCAGGTGATGCCCGACCAGGATGCGGTGGACATCGCCAGCTACTTCATCAACCAACCGCGGCCGGACTTCGCCAACAAGGCCAAGGACTGGCCGCGCGACCCGAAACCCAAGGACGCGCGGTACTGA
- a CDS encoding TonB-dependent receptor produces MRTIARFPRVSLLALLIAPALDALAEAPQGDTGEARSSDARTLDQVQVIGQATSYAKTSVRAETLNRQTVMSSVNDALNEVPGVVVSEADATGSSVWGTQISMRGFVTNRDTQQIGTTIDGLPNGGSGYGGGSLANRYIDTLDLETVEVSQGTADISSRSNEALGGTLNFLTSDPLQDSRLRFVVGAGDNEVRKYYVRYDTGLLGGHTRAWVSASSARVHDWIDGSGKTSNDHIAGKFITELDRWTLTGYLSYNDADEPEYTSVSPKGFATNPDRDNLGGTLTGIPYLDQNYRSGSRALRENTFGYLRAAFDGGNGFKASVAAYGHRMEGRGDWLPPYLAQVSDDGAGRPESEYIGGKTVYGGSNRGQIFFVNPDGSAAQRLASCTPRLGFTAEYDPNCYAGNVLGAQSYRHTHYDNDRMGVTADVEWRQTFGAVDNTIRGGLWVEKLDRSARRDWHRLLNVGQDIAFDHQPYWVQFEDKYKVDEQMYYVEDVARFGPFSARLGVKQFFVDQSRRRVIGASEHVKSDSKSDPLMSTGFTWAPGVEGMELFAGFSQNFAAIPSGVLGETDPQRFRNVEPETADNIEVGMRISRWPLTASVTLYNIKFDNRIVYLPAGFVSGIDYLGETDGVYENFGGVESNGLEAAFGYGWDNGWRLNAAYTYNRSKYLGSGDAARDTQLGIVDGAKVIGQPEQTLVLSADWQGENWNFGLSGRYLGTRYLDAANVNKLPSATVFNANIGFDLQGLSPRLKGMGANLVVSNLTDKRYLAGVDGRDNAFIGAPRTVGISFRVDL; encoded by the coding sequence ATGCGAACGATTGCGCGTTTTCCCCGTGTCTCGCTGCTGGCCCTGCTGATCGCCCCCGCCCTGGACGCCCTCGCAGAAGCACCGCAGGGCGATACGGGCGAAGCGCGCAGCAGCGATGCGCGTACCCTCGACCAGGTACAGGTGATTGGTCAGGCCACCAGCTACGCGAAGACGTCGGTGCGCGCGGAAACACTGAACCGGCAGACGGTGATGAGCAGCGTCAACGACGCGCTCAACGAAGTGCCCGGCGTGGTGGTCAGCGAGGCCGATGCCACCGGTTCGTCGGTGTGGGGCACGCAGATCAGCATGCGCGGCTTCGTGACCAACCGTGACACCCAGCAGATCGGCACCACCATCGACGGCCTGCCCAATGGCGGCTCGGGCTACGGTGGCGGTTCGCTGGCCAACCGCTACATCGATACCCTGGACCTGGAAACAGTGGAAGTCAGCCAGGGCACTGCCGACATCTCCTCGCGCTCGAACGAGGCGCTGGGTGGCACGCTCAACTTCCTCACCAGCGACCCACTGCAGGACAGCCGCCTGCGCTTCGTGGTCGGTGCCGGTGACAACGAGGTGCGCAAGTACTACGTGCGCTACGACACCGGCCTGCTCGGCGGGCATACCCGCGCCTGGGTCAGCGCTTCTTCCGCACGTGTGCACGACTGGATCGATGGCAGCGGCAAGACCAGCAACGACCACATCGCCGGCAAGTTCATCACCGAGCTGGATCGCTGGACGCTGACCGGCTACCTGTCCTACAACGATGCCGACGAGCCGGAGTACACCAGCGTCTCGCCGAAGGGCTTCGCCACCAATCCGGACCGCGACAACCTGGGCGGCACCCTCACCGGCATTCCGTACCTGGACCAGAACTACCGTTCCGGCTCGCGTGCGCTGCGCGAGAACACCTTCGGCTACCTGCGCGCGGCCTTCGACGGCGGCAACGGCTTCAAGGCCTCGGTGGCGGCTTACGGGCACCGCATGGAAGGTCGTGGCGACTGGCTGCCCCCCTACCTGGCGCAGGTCAGCGATGATGGTGCCGGTCGCCCGGAGTCAGAGTACATCGGTGGAAAGACCGTGTACGGCGGCAGTAACCGCGGCCAGATTTTCTTCGTCAATCCCGATGGCAGCGCCGCGCAGCGCCTGGCCAGCTGCACCCCACGGCTGGGCTTCACCGCCGAGTACGATCCGAACTGCTACGCGGGCAACGTGCTGGGCGCGCAGTCCTACCGCCACACCCACTACGACAACGACCGCATGGGCGTGACCGCCGACGTCGAATGGCGGCAGACCTTCGGTGCGGTCGACAACACGATCCGCGGCGGCCTGTGGGTGGAAAAGCTGGACCGCTCGGCGCGCCGCGACTGGCATCGCCTGCTCAACGTCGGCCAGGACATCGCCTTCGACCATCAGCCGTACTGGGTGCAGTTCGAGGACAAGTACAAGGTTGACGAGCAGATGTACTACGTCGAGGACGTGGCCCGCTTCGGGCCGTTCAGCGCACGCCTGGGCGTGAAGCAGTTCTTCGTCGACCAGTCGCGCCGCCGCGTGATCGGTGCCAGCGAGCACGTCAAATCCGATTCCAAGTCCGATCCGCTGATGTCCACCGGCTTCACCTGGGCACCCGGTGTGGAAGGCATGGAGCTGTTCGCTGGCTTCTCGCAGAACTTCGCCGCCATTCCCTCCGGCGTGCTCGGCGAGACCGACCCGCAGCGCTTCCGCAACGTCGAGCCGGAGACCGCCGACAACATCGAAGTCGGCATGCGCATCAGCCGCTGGCCGCTGACCGCTTCGGTCACCCTGTACAACATCAAGTTCGACAACCGCATCGTCTATCTGCCGGCCGGCTTCGTCAGCGGCATCGATTACCTGGGCGAGACCGACGGCGTCTACGAGAACTTCGGCGGCGTGGAAAGCAACGGCCTGGAGGCGGCGTTCGGCTATGGCTGGGACAACGGCTGGCGCCTCAACGCCGCCTATACCTACAACCGCTCCAAGTACCTGGGCAGTGGCGATGCCGCACGTGATACCCAGCTGGGCATCGTCGACGGCGCCAAGGTGATCGGACAGCCCGAGCAGACCCTGGTGCTGTCGGCCGACTGGCAGGGCGAAAACTGGAACTTCGGCCTGTCCGGTCGCTACCTCGGCACGCGCTACCTCGATGCCGCCAACGTCAACAAGCTGCCCTCGGCCACCGTGTTCAACGCCAATATCGGCTTCGACCTGCAGGGCCTGTCGCCGCGCCTGAAGGGCATGGGTGCCAACCTGGTGGTGAGCAACCTCACCGACAAGCGGTATCTTGCAGGGGTGGACGGCCGCGACAACGCCTTCATCGGCGCCCCGCGCACTGTCGGCATCTCCTTCCGTGTGGACCTGTGA
- a CDS encoding phospholipase C, phosphocholine-specific, whose product MTDIGRRRLLQAGVAAGLSPLLPSIARAAAIAPAAQTRSLEDLQHIVVFMQENRSFDHYFGTLPGVRGFGDRFVAPAAALQAGGRTRSLWLQPDASGTRAIAPFPLDTAAHFGYMRVEGTPHTWPDAQQAWDHGRMGQWPKTKQNHSMGYFQRSDLPFQFALADAFTICDAYHCAMQAGTNPNRVFLWTGHNDAHARAGGPVIANSHDNFPEHGGHPASYRWTSYVERLQKAGVSWQIYQDMADNFTDNPLAGFEAFRQAYRAAPGHDPQLRARGVSTRGLAQLHQDVVDGRLPQVSFIIADAAGSEHPGPSSPAQGAAYTARVLDALTADPEVWSRTALLLMFDENDGFFDHMPPPAPPSPINGGWAGMSSVSTEGEYHRHPAPGDEKYDAAELRGRPYGLGPRVPLYVISPWSRGGWVDSQVYDHTSVIRLIERRFGVAAPDISPWRRAVCGDLSNAFDFAQRDTRPFVRGLPDVSAAAARAAALPGRTVPALPEGLEPAQQERGVRPARALPYRPQASIAAIDTSGVELVLSCEGAAAVLHVYDRLRLGAVPRRYTLIPGTPLRERWALDAQGRYDLWLLGPNGFHRHLQGAAKGPVVQASVERADGQLRLHLRNLSDTAQQLRVHAGAYAGHMPEQTLALPAHAETALAWDATPTAGWYDLQVNAGESVLRLAGRAEDGRPGTSDPAMGSEPLRLEHD is encoded by the coding sequence GTGACTGATATCGGCCGACGCCGGTTGTTGCAGGCCGGCGTTGCCGCCGGCCTTTCTCCGCTGCTTCCCAGCATCGCCCGGGCCGCAGCGATCGCCCCCGCCGCGCAGACGCGCAGCCTCGAAGACCTGCAGCACATCGTGGTGTTCATGCAGGAAAACCGCTCGTTCGACCACTACTTCGGCACGCTGCCGGGCGTACGGGGGTTCGGCGATCGCTTCGTGGCTCCGGCCGCTGCGCTGCAGGCCGGCGGCCGCACGCGCAGCCTGTGGCTGCAACCCGATGCCAGCGGCACGCGCGCGATCGCACCGTTCCCGCTGGATACCGCTGCGCACTTCGGCTACATGCGGGTGGAGGGCACACCGCACACCTGGCCGGATGCACAACAGGCCTGGGACCATGGACGCATGGGGCAATGGCCGAAGACCAAGCAGAACCATTCGATGGGCTATTTCCAGCGCAGCGACCTGCCCTTCCAGTTCGCGCTGGCCGATGCCTTCACCATCTGCGACGCCTACCACTGCGCGATGCAGGCCGGAACCAACCCGAACCGGGTGTTCCTGTGGACCGGTCACAATGATGCACACGCGCGTGCTGGCGGTCCGGTGATCGCCAACTCGCACGACAACTTCCCCGAGCACGGCGGGCATCCGGCGTCGTATCGCTGGACCAGCTATGTCGAACGCCTGCAGAAGGCGGGCGTCTCCTGGCAGATCTACCAGGACATGGCCGACAACTTCACCGACAACCCGCTGGCCGGCTTCGAGGCGTTCCGCCAGGCCTACCGCGCTGCGCCGGGGCATGACCCGCAGCTGCGCGCACGCGGCGTCAGCACCCGTGGCCTGGCGCAGCTGCACCAGGATGTGGTCGATGGACGCCTGCCGCAGGTCAGCTTCATCATCGCCGACGCGGCCGGCAGCGAGCATCCCGGCCCCTCCAGCCCGGCCCAGGGCGCGGCCTATACCGCTCGCGTGCTGGATGCACTGACCGCCGATCCAGAAGTGTGGAGCCGCACCGCCCTGCTGCTGATGTTCGACGAGAACGACGGCTTCTTCGACCACATGCCGCCACCGGCACCGCCTTCACCGATAAACGGTGGCTGGGCGGGTATGTCTTCGGTCAGTACCGAAGGCGAGTACCACCGCCATCCGGCACCGGGCGACGAGAAGTACGACGCCGCCGAGCTGCGCGGCCGCCCCTATGGGCTGGGTCCGCGCGTGCCGCTGTACGTGATCTCGCCCTGGAGCCGCGGTGGCTGGGTCGATTCGCAGGTGTACGACCACACCTCGGTCATACGGCTGATCGAACGCCGCTTCGGCGTGGCCGCACCGGATATCTCACCCTGGCGCCGTGCGGTCTGCGGAGACCTGAGCAACGCCTTCGACTTCGCCCAGCGCGATACCCGTCCGTTCGTACGCGGCCTGCCCGACGTGAGCGCGGCGGCCGCACGTGCCGCCGCCCTGCCAGGACGCACCGTGCCAGCGTTGCCGGAGGGGCTGGAACCGGCGCAACAGGAACGTGGCGTACGTCCGGCGCGTGCCCTGCCCTATCGGCCGCAGGCATCGATTGCCGCGATCGACACATCGGGCGTGGAACTGGTGTTGTCCTGCGAAGGTGCGGCAGCGGTCCTGCATGTCTACGATCGGCTGCGGCTGGGTGCAGTGCCACGCCGCTATACACTGATACCGGGCACGCCACTGCGCGAACGCTGGGCGCTGGATGCACAGGGGCGTTACGACCTGTGGCTGCTTGGCCCGAACGGCTTCCACCGTCACCTCCAGGGTGCTGCCAAAGGGCCCGTCGTGCAGGCGTCGGTCGAGCGCGCCGACGGCCAGCTGCGGCTGCACCTGCGCAATCTCAGCGATACCGCACAGCAGCTGCGCGTGCATGCCGGTGCCTATGCCGGGCACATGCCGGAACAGACGCTTGCGCTGCCGGCGCATGCGGAGACCGCATTGGCGTGGGATGCAACGCCTACCGCGGGCTGGTACGACCTGCAGGTCAACGCCGGTGAGAGTGTGCTGCGCCTGGCGGGCCGTGCCGAGGATGGGCGTCCTGGCACCAGTGACCCGGCGATGGGCAGCGAACCACTGCGCCTCGAGCACGATTGA
- a CDS encoding MFS transporter, which translates to MTPSSPRAQQHATRAAFFIPGFATAAWAPMVPYAKAKAGLSDASLGAVLLCLGLGSLLAMPLAGALTGRLGCRRVMVITCATMLCALPLLVLAPSPVALGAALFVFGAGVGALDCAMNMQAVAVERDAGRAMMSGFHAFYSIGGFVGAGCMTGMLILGTPLWLAALVSVATLLLVAVLSAPHWRPQRILHEGPLLALPHGVVLFIGVLAFVVFLAEGSMLDWSAVFLAEVRQVPRDQAGAGFALFTLAMTAMRLFGDGIVERLGRTRTLVFGGITAAAGFTLATLVPSFPVALAGYVLVGLGCANIVPALFSMAGQQRVMPESIAITAVTTLGYAGILAGPAAIGALAHATSLGFAFLCVAALLLGVAASARSLARRVA; encoded by the coding sequence ATGACGCCTTCATCCCCACGTGCCCAGCAGCACGCCACCCGCGCTGCCTTCTTCATTCCCGGATTCGCCACCGCCGCCTGGGCACCGATGGTGCCCTACGCCAAGGCCAAGGCCGGGCTGTCCGACGCCAGCCTCGGCGCAGTGCTGCTGTGCCTCGGGCTCGGCTCACTGCTGGCGATGCCACTGGCAGGTGCGCTGACCGGGCGGCTGGGATGCCGCCGGGTGATGGTGATCACCTGCGCGACGATGCTGTGCGCCCTGCCCTTGCTGGTGCTGGCGCCCTCTCCGGTAGCGCTGGGCGCCGCCCTGTTCGTGTTCGGCGCCGGCGTCGGTGCACTGGATTGTGCGATGAACATGCAGGCGGTCGCGGTCGAGCGCGACGCCGGGCGCGCGATGATGTCCGGATTCCATGCCTTCTACAGCATCGGCGGCTTCGTCGGCGCCGGCTGCATGACCGGCATGCTGATCCTGGGTACGCCGCTGTGGCTGGCCGCGTTGGTTTCGGTGGCCACTCTGCTGCTGGTGGCAGTGCTGTCGGCACCGCACTGGCGCCCACAACGGATCCTGCATGAAGGCCCCCTGCTGGCACTGCCGCATGGCGTGGTGCTGTTCATCGGCGTGCTGGCCTTCGTGGTGTTCCTCGCCGAGGGCTCGATGCTGGACTGGAGCGCGGTGTTCCTCGCCGAAGTGCGGCAGGTGCCACGTGACCAGGCCGGTGCCGGCTTTGCACTGTTCACCCTGGCGATGACCGCGATGCGCCTGTTCGGCGACGGCATCGTCGAGCGCCTCGGCCGGACCCGCACCCTGGTCTTCGGCGGCATCACCGCTGCTGCGGGTTTCACCCTGGCGACGCTGGTGCCATCGTTCCCGGTGGCGCTGGCCGGCTACGTACTGGTCGGGCTGGGCTGCGCCAACATCGTGCCGGCGCTGTTCTCGATGGCCGGCCAACAGCGGGTGATGCCGGAGAGCATCGCCATCACTGCGGTCACCACGCTGGGCTACGCCGGCATCCTCGCCGGACCGGCAGCGATCGGCGCACTCGCACACGCTACCAGCCTCGGCTTCGCCTTCCTGTGCGTGGCCGCGCTGCTGCTGGGCGTCGCGGCGTCTGCGCGCTCGCTGGCAAGACGGGTGGCCTGA